A window of Gemmatimonadota bacterium genomic DNA:
TCGGGTTGCGGCAGATCCCTACGGCGCCGCTGGACTCCGGTCCAGCGGCGCTTCGTTTCTCCCGCCCGTCCGCACGGCCGGCCGTCCACCAGCCCTGCTCGAGCCGAGCACGCCGATTTGCAGGAGCCGTGGACCCGGCGCCGCCTCGCCAGCCTGGCGCAGCGCGGTCCGGCCTGCCCGGCGTGTGCCGGCGTCCCTGGCCGGTCGCGGCCGCGGCGCCTATTATCCGGCCGCGCGCCGGCATGGAAAACCGAGGGGAAGGGGATGGCCGTTACGATTCCGCAGCTCGCGCGCCCACCTCTCACGCTGCTCACGGAAGAGGAACGCCTCTTCCGGGACACGGTGCGCCAGTTCGCGGAGCAGGTGGTAGGGCCGCGCGTGCGGGCCATGGATGAGGCCGGCCGACTCGATCCGGAGCTGCTTCCGCGACTATTCGAGCTGGGGCTCATGGCCGTCGAAATCCCCGAACAGTGGGGCGGGGCCGGGGCATCCTTTTTCATCTCGGTGCTGGTGGTCGAAGAGCTGTCCCGCATCGATCCCAGCGTGGGCGTGCTCGTGGATGTGCAGAACACGCTCCTTAACACGGGGATCCTGCGCTATGGCACGCAGGCGCAACGGCAGCGGTTCTTGCCCGCACTGGCCAGGCAGGTGGTGGGAGCCTACGCCCTTTCCGAAGCCGGCTCGGGCTCGGACGCCTTCTCTCTCCAGACTCGCGCCTACCAGAAGGGTGCGGAGTGGCGCCTGCAGGGAAGGAAGCTCTGGATCACCAACGGCGCAGAGGCGGGGCTCTTCCTCGTCTTTGCCAATGCGCGCCCAGAGCTGGACTATCGCGGCATCACCGCGTTCCTGGTCGAGCTAGATTCGCCCGGGTTGACCGTGGGGAAGAGGGAGGAAAAGCTCGGGAT
This region includes:
- a CDS encoding acyl-CoA dehydrogenase; amino-acid sequence: MAVTIPQLARPPLTLLTEEERLFRDTVRQFAEQVVGPRVRAMDEAGRLDPELLPRLFELGLMAVEIPEQWGGAGASFFISVLVVEELSRIDPSVGVLVDVQNTLLNTGILRYGTQAQRQRFLPALARQVVGAYALSEAGSGSDAFSLQTRAYQKGAEWRLQGRKLWITNGAEAGLFLVFANARPELDYRGITAFLVELDSPGLTVGKREEKLGIRASSTVELILDDCRVPHDHVLGEVGQGYKVAIEVLNEGRIGIGAQMLGAAQGALDHTLRYVQQREQFGRRVADFQGVQFQLAQMRTELEAARLLVYNAARMKEAGQPFLVEAAMAKLYASQAAQRIASQCVDLFGGYGFTREYPVEKFYRDVKIGTIYEGTSNMQLQTIARYILR